In the genome of Plasmodium yoelii strain 17X genome assembly, chromosome: 14, one region contains:
- a CDS encoding ACDC domain-containing protein, putative has product MNLKNRRFTNLSIERYTILKKKKRNDEKYIKIYEKINSVGKRNNFNSKIFRYTNNKRSTNKSINMHNIDNNIKDTIQDIIKVNTYYNALERNKYYTSVDENKQFLSQSEEDFCMQNNMNIFCNEQDILKTNNVMENESMENNNSKNNNDDIKINNNYNHINIINANNKNINTNISMINIPITCSALKKYIYYDMSNSKKENSYIIKNEKDTSNTFDHTENQRCNDMGVENKYATSYDENYENCNENSSSNCHVSSSGSDKWNCNSHTNETYNKNNLNVNEITSSQLECQQNIFHNNCKEEISNKKGCSSLELCTNLEETCEDNYSEDRENGIENGIENSIENGIIIKETFNNEDISESEASKTSTMKKTKEICKNIYVPHRKGSDSNVKIKKNKKKDTNFKEKIDDLILCKGENLSNEIIEEHQKSEKNTISDNCSPPFQMENIKNNDNNNNNNILCKQTFDASIGKSTTNTYCELSDRMLTATTSAEKSSENLSNTNNEQDEKVYSNSPLNNPLYNTYLHLDPSSPLSDILCNDICHKNDDRIDNTNDDMTIYVHQNNMPINTNNTTINPFNSNNSGNVANIVRKDKLDESPNENGKKNGDHNDVSKNETNLHFSCEKNFNDNDEKRNKDMMINEMNFYDKKKTENGEIIIKKENIKRNLNCDLDQNSKKKLKINEYSVINLNTYKNHQYDIYKNNSYNAYILKNLRNAYLRNKLKEQQGLGKVKKQGQGNKLDKNVEKNLSYDNCNNKIVDNNDDDDDESFYYESNKFTINQDVDKENYAINKKNDKNCEQIKGMDILENVNVKDEIITDTHNSNNINTECVPSICSEHKNPDRKNHSLKGLNFKKCSNTNKGSYDPKFVNENLLRERKEKYNNTNLNLCDIINLLEKEKIENLYSENELKYILFPIYDIYYDNKNKNWVYKIENEKNTLNDKENKKNVSTKNSSYHKSRQLALERKYNHIKERYNIFANLSEEENIFFISINMHIENDQVIKNKTQNSNEESTYPCFKGMESELKEIDKDDIFNEKKNINTKEQQTCDQENQPNEIEEKNKEYTNSSNEHISNINEVLNNKDYNINKENLTETIKVLNNEVPDKTSIPLLLPIHVNENKSNISYNGIETSDKTTENNISSEDNIENGIISKSKECFVSKKENNENSNVNDKENLKLSEKSDDKMFNCKTESILYNVLGIRLSNNVIEKMRNLQKQNIFYERDKKRWVIKILEKETNTLLYFKKFDCKVFGFLYACILTIEYKKLYLDYFLNEKNYDFLMKLIHNNYIKKNTYYNTVTQPTTLYNDLQLKKNNTPFLNSIQENQLNVKDNKTQNNQDNSTYEETSLLNANYFSSYNLEENKTHSNLHIEKKKKKNSDTLILNNDTHDLYNQMKNIENKNVSSYENQNLLNDVDCANYKKGANMEILNGCNLEGKCFSSNRQESENKETCNTEIQNYEMSNIKSCNSDVYSEHDCNNGHVKDGVNFIEHMQLSENGTKINNIQSREIIKDKKQKTVKNVKDVNENFTAELNGVQMYNGNEKKKKKKNYSLSINKNNGNIKDNENTNEILLRYENEVYAPNNDVEKNLIEDNNISEVPKPNDTTNNSIIISRNETDQTYNEKINNHKKANENIKKSKKVKNSSVFKKTKNMKDTSPNLKENNNNNNYTSELALEETNNLIKLDSYVDNLERNSDVISLAKLTILLLLKDIINCIPSQMAPSVISRKIYDQKINAHVKFVYQCKSLIELMPYFFIFKNIIKQKTLPSDQSLYICNVLLYALFEA; this is encoded by the coding sequence atgaatttgaAAAATCGTCGTTTTACTAATTTATCAATTGAAAGATAtacaatattaaaaaagaaaaaaagaaatgatgaaaaatacataaagatatatgaaaaaataaatagtgtaggtaaaagaaataattttaatagtaaaatatttaggtacacaaataataaaagaagcACAAATAAGTCTATAAACATGCATAAcattgataataatataaaggaTACGATCCAAGATATTATCAAAgttaatacatattataatgctcttgaaagaaataaatattacaCTAGTGTAGACGAGAATAAACAATTCTTATCACAAAGTGAAGAAGATTTTTGTatgcaaaataatatgaatattttttgtaacgAACAGGATATATTGAAAACAAATAATGTAATGGAAAATGAAAGtatggaaaataataattctaaaaataataatgatgatattaagataaataacaattataatCATATTAATATCATTAATGCAaacaacaaaaatataaatacaaatatatcaATGATAAATATACCCATAACATGCTCtgctttaaaaaaatatatatattacgaTATGTCTAATtccaaaaaagaaaatagttatataataaaaaacgaaaaagaTACAAGTAATACTTTTGATCACACCGAAAATCAAAGGTGCAATGATATGGGtgtagaaaataaatatgctaCTTCCTATGacgaaaattatgaaaactGTAATGAAAACAGTAGTAGCAATTGTCATGTTAGTAGTAGTGGCAGTGATAAATGGAACTGCAACTCACACACAAAtgaaacatataataaaaataacctCAACGTAAACGAAATCACTTCTTCTCAATTAGAGTGCcaacaaaatatattccaTAATAATTGTAAGGAAGaaatttcaaataaaaaaggttGCAGTTCTCTGGAGTTATGTACAAATTTGGAAGAAACATGTGAAGACAATTATTCCGAAGATCGAGAAAATGGTATTGAGAATGGTATTGAGAATAGTATTGAAAATGGTATTATTATAAAGGAGACGTTCAATAATGAAGATATTTCCGAAAGCGAAGCATCAAAAACAAGTACAATGAAAAAAACGAAAGAgatttgtaaaaatatatatgtacctCATCGAAAAGGGAGTGATAgtaatgtaaaaataaaaaaaaataaaaaaaaagacaccaattttaaagaaaaaatagatGATCTTATACTATGTAAAGGAGAAAATTTATCAAATGAAATTATTGAAGAACAtcaaaaaagtgaaaaaaacaCTATTTCAGATAATTGTTCTCCTCCATTccaaatggaaaatataaaaaataatgataacaataataataataatatactttGCAAACAAACATTTGATGCTTCAATAGGTAAAAGTACAACTAATACCTATTGCGAGCTTAGTGATCGAATGCTGACCGCCACGACTAGTGCTGAAAAATCTTCAGAAAATTTAAGTAACACAAATAATGAACAAGATGAAAAAGTATATTCTAACTCTCCCCTCAATAACCCTTTATATAACACATATTTACACCTAGATCCTTCATCTCCTCTTTCAGATATTTTATGTAATGATATATGTCACAAAAATGATGATCGAATAGATAATACAAATGATGATATGACAATATATGTAcatcaaaataatatgccCATAAATACTAATAATACAACAATAAACCCATTTAACAGTAATAATTCAGGAAATGTTGCCAATATTGTCAGGAAAGACAAACTTGACGAAAGCCCAAAtgaaaatggtaaaaaaaaCGGTGATCATAATGATGTTTCGAAAAATGAAACtaatttacatttttcttgtgaaaaaaattttaacgATAATGATGAGAAAAGAAATAAAGATATGATGATTAATGAAATGAACTTTTATGATAAGAAAAAAACTGAAAATGgagaaattattataaaaaaagaaaatattaaacgAAATTTAAATTGTGATTTGGATCAGAATTCAAAAAAGAAacttaaaataaatgaatactctgttattaatttaaatacatACAAAAATCAtcaatatgatatatataaaaataatagttaTAATGCGTATATTTTAAAGAATCTTCGAAATGCATATTTGAGAAATAAGTTAAAAGAACAGCAAGGACTCGGAAAAGTTAAAAAACAAGGACAAGGGAATAAATTAGACAAAAATGTAGAGAAAAACTTATCATATGACAACTGCAATAACAAAATAgttgataataatgatgatgatgatgatgaaagTTTTTATTACGAAAGCAACAAATTCACGATAAATCAAGATGTGGATAAGGAAAATTATgctattaataaaaaaaatgataaaaattgtgAGCAAATTAAAGGAATGGATATTTTGGAAAATGTGAACGTAAAAGATGAAATAATAACCGATACgcataatagtaataacataAACACAGAGTGTGTTCCTTCCATTTGCAGTGAACATAAAAATCCAGACAGAAAAAATCACTCGCTTAAGGGCttgaattttaaaaaatgttctAATACTAATAAAGGGTCTTATGATCCTAAATTTgtaaatgaaaatttattgagggaaagaaaagaaaaatacaataatactaatttaaatttatgtgatataataaatcttttagaaaaagaaaaaatagaaaatttaTATTCAGAAAAcgaattaaaatatatattattcccTATATATGACatttattatgataataaaaataaaaactgggtatataaaattgaaaatgaaaaaaataccttaaatgataaagaaaataaaaaaaatgtatcaaCTAAAAATAGTTCTTATCATAAGTCACGACAGTTAGCCCTAGAACGCAAATATAACCACATTAAggaaaggtataatatttttgcaAATCTTTctgaagaagaaaatatattttttatttcaattaatatgcatattgaAAATGAtcaagtaataaaaaataagacaCAAAATTCAAATGAAGAAAGTACTTATCCTTGCTTCAAAGGAATGGAAAGCGAATTGAAAGAAATTGACAAGGATGACATTTTTAacgagaaaaaaaatataaacacaAAAGAACAACAGACATGTGATCAGGAAAACCAACCTAATGaaatagaagaaaaaaataaagaatatacGAATAGTTCAAATGAGCATATCTCCAATATAAATGAAGTTTTAAATAACAAggattataatataaataaagagaATCTAACTGAAACAATAAAAGTATTAAATAATGAAGTACCAGATAAAACATCAATACCTTTGTTATTACCCATACATGTTAATGAAAACAAATCGAATATTAGCTATAATGGTATTGAAACAAGTGATAAGACtacagaaaataatatttctagTGAAGATAATATAGAGAATGGAATTATTTCTAAAAGTAAAGAATGTTTTGTTtctaaaaaagaaaataatgaaaactCAAATGTAAACGATAAGGAAAATCTGAAGCTTTCAGAAAAAAGTGATGATAAAATGTTTAATTGTAAAACTGAATCGATATTATACAATGTGTTAGGAATTAGACTCTCAAATAATGTGATTGAAAAAATGCGAAATTtacaaaaacaaaatatattttatgaaaggGATAAGAAAAGATGGGTTATTAAAATTCTCGAAAAAGAAACgaatacattattatattttaaaaagttTGATTGTAAAGTTTTTGGATTTTTATATGCATGCATATTAACaatagaatataaaaaattatatctaGATTATTtcttaaatgaaaaaaattatgattttttaatgaaactaattcataataattatataaaaaaaaatacatattacAACACAGTTACCCAACCAACAACATTATATAATGATCTTCAGCTTAAGAAAAACAATACGCCCTTTTTAAATTCCATTCAAGAAAATCAACTAAATgtaaaagataataaaacaCAAAATAACCAAGATAATTCTACATATGAAGAAACGAGCCTTCTAAATGCTAattatttttcatcatataATTTGGAAGAAAATAAGACACACTCAAATTTAcacattgaaaaaaaaaaaaaaaaaaattctgatactttaatattaaataatgatacacatgatttatataatcaaatgaaaaatatcgagaataaaaatgtttcatcATATGAAAATCAAAATTTGTTAAACGATGTTGATTGTGCAAATTACAAAAAAGGTGCTAACATGGAAATCCTCAATGGATGCAATTTAGAAGGAAAATGTTTCAGTTCGAATCGTCAAGAATCCGAAAATAAAGAGACATGCAATACTGAAatacaaaattatgaaatGTCCAATATCAAATCATGTAATAGCGATGTATATAGTGAGCATGATTGCAATAATGGTCATGTGAAGGATGGGGTGAATTTTATTGAGCATATGCAGCTTTCGGAAAATGgaacaaaaattaataatatccaAAGCAGAGAAATAATCAAAgacaaaaaacaaaaaactGTAAAGAATGTTAAGGACgtaaatgaaaattttactGCAGAATTAAATGGAGTACAAATGTATAATggaaacgaaaaaaaaaaaaaaaaaaaaaattatagtttaagcataaataaaaacaatggAAATATAAAGGATAATGAAAATACGAACGAGATACTATTAAGATATGAAAATGAAGTTTATGCACCGAATAATgatgttgaaaaaaatttaattgaagataataatataagcGAAGTACCAAAACCCAATGACACTACCAATAATTCTATTATAATATCTAGAAATGAAACTGATCAGAcctataatgaaaaaattaacaacCACAAAAAagcaaatgaaaatataaaaaaaagtaaaaaagtaaaaaattcTTCGGTATTTAAGAAAACCAAAAACATGAAGGATACATCACCAAATCTTAaagaaaataacaataataataattacacATCTGAATTAGCATTAGAAgaaacaaataatttaattaaattggATTCTTATGTAGATAATTTAGAGCGAAATTCAGATGTAATATCATTGGCAAAACTAACTATCCTTTTACTTCTAAAAGACATTATAAATTGCATCCCTTCTCAAATGGCTCCATCCGTAATTtctagaaaaatatatgatcaaaaaataaatgccCATGTTAAATTTGTGTATCAATGCAAAAGTTTAATAGAACTTATgccttatttttttatattcaaaaatataattaaacaaaaaaccCTTCCTAGTGATCaatctttatatatttgtaacgTCTTACTATATGCTTTATTTGAAGCATaa
- a CDS encoding protein phosphatase PP2A regulatory subunit A, putative — protein sequence MVSEKGEEILNGIQSIDNKTRLKYMKELKELCKIIKVEKTKEELIEFLYNMIEDDYDVLFELSKNLIYLTNFLSDINSSYFLCDLILNFVIAYEKEININGYNAFKNYINKCDTNTLTNIIYPKIVNLSKDESDNYRIGGSKILHIIIDRCVYENQVTYIKTFINLFLDLCQDQSILVKKSCCDKFCKFLEILKRYRDCLYNSKCMLTGDRVIEDDISFNKNNAYGVKNLKKNSSVQNAIKLKNGINDDGFEKRESEDGKKKSKICIFTSGDKKNNHINGTTPGTQNNVEDRPLQSEINEIKINKFDENMYIFIEKTWERAQEIYCSFFYSMHGMDEVKISAISILSETLSIDNNFIKDVESILTNICNDESWRVRAVLANNIHEILAVQKDDKLSMLVLLLLLKDLDSNVRSIVLNNLDKIFLYTKINVNILDEIYEDLKRDIDSNNIHLKISLCRLLCSLPDVLDKNGSIEYILPLLLLFIRIEESNLKSDLFICLHKISNIISFFDMKQIIIPLYQEIAKSKNWRLRFSLYHYLKFFDNFFLYQNKENISSNYLHFWNYIYTGAKDVSYSIRMEVLETLNFLIKNNTFAFFESGITYLLNNLKESKNYMFRITCLQYIANLIIYFPLQYIEENILKIIEFLSNDKISNIRYNIVKTIYYIKKYINHVLKVIKNDSYGQIISTVRELIDRRNRENKHNSDADGKRENNELIGGINNPNNNEYFQKLERKHNLFPNKENDVDNSYFINSTSVSSYYYYDNMKNTDANKIRCENILKYISDKLILFISDTDQDVSKASNSLIKDEFFFYISSVNTFNCICRPIK from the coding sequence atggtgAGTGAAAAAGGGGAAGAAATACTAAATGGAATACAATCTATTGATAATAAAACTcgtttaaaatatatgaaagaGTTAAAAGAATTATGCAAAATAATCAAAGTGGAAAAAACGAAAGAAGAATTaattgaatttttatataatatgatagaagATGATTATGAtgttttatttgaattatcaaaaaatttaatatatttaacaaacTTTTTAAGTGATATTAATAgttcttattttttatgtgacttaatattaaattttgtaaTAGCTTATGAAAAAgagataaatataaatgggTACAAtgcttttaaaaattatattaataaatgtgATACAAATACattaacaaatattatatacccTAAAATAGTAAATTTATCCAAAGATGAAAGTGATAACTATCGTATTGGCGGAAGTAAAATTCTTCACATTATAATAGATAGGTGTGTATATGAAAATCAagttacatatataaaaacatttatCAATTTGTTTTTAGATTTATGCCAAGATCAAAGTATATTAGTAAAAAAATCCTGTTGTGATAAATTTTGCAAATTTttagaaatattaaaaaggtATAGAGATTGTTTATATAACTCTAAATGCATGCTTACTGGAGACAGAGTAATAGAAGATGACATATcgtttaataaaaataatgcataTGGTgttaaaaatttgaaaaaaaattccaGCGTACAAAATgctataaaattaaaaaatggtaTCAATGATGATGGATTCGAAAAACGAGAATCTGAAgatggtaaaaaaaaaagcaaaatttgtatattcaCATCGggagacaaaaaaaataatcatataAATGGAACTACACCTGGTACACAAAATAATGTCGAAGATAGACCATTACAAAGCGAGATTAatgagataaaaataaacaaatttgatgaaaatatgtatatatttatagaaaaaaCATGGGAAAGAGCTCAGGAAATATATTgtagttttttttattcaatgCATGGTATGGATGAAGTAAAAATTAGTgctatatctatattaagTGAAACGTTAAGtattgataataattttataaaagatGTTGAAAGCATTTTAACTAATATATGCAATGATGAAAGCTGGAGAGTACGAGCAGTACTAGCAAATAATATACACGAAATATTAGCAGTCCAAAAAGATGATAAATTATCCATGCttgttttgttattattattaaaagacTTAGATAGTAATGTTCGTAGTATTGtgttaaataatttagataaaatatttttatatacaaaaataaacgTAAATATACTTGATGAAATATATGAAGATTTAAAAAGAGATAttgatagtaataatatccatttaaaaatatcattatGTAGATTGCTATGCTCTTTACCAGATGTACTAGACAAGAATGGATCTATTGAATATATACTTCCATTACTTTTACTTTTTATTAGAATCGAAGAAAGTAATTTAAAATCcgatttatttatttgcttacataaaatatcaaatattatatctttttttgatatgaaacaaattattatacctttatatcAAGAAATTGCAAAAAGTAAAAATTGGAGATTGCGATTTTCATTATATCATTACTTaaaattttttgataattttttcttatatcaaaataaagaaaatatatcttcaaattatttacatttttggaattatatatacacagGTGCAAAGGATGTATCATATTCAATTAGAATGGAAGTACTTGAAACGTTAAACTtcttaattaaaaataatacatttgCATTTTTTGAAAGTGGTATAACAtatcttttaaataatttaaaagagtcaaaaaattatatgtttAGAATTACTTGCCTACAATATATAgctaatttaattatatattttcctttGCAATATATAGAAGAAAATATTCTCAAAATAATTGAATTTTTAAGTAACGATAAAATAAGCAATATTCGATATAATATTGTTAAGACAATATAttacattaaaaaatatattaatcatgTTTTAAaggtaataaaaaatgactCATATGGGCAAATTATTAGCACCGTTAGAGAGCTCATCGATCGAAGGAACCgagaaaataaacataattcTGATGCAGATggtaaaagagaaaataatGAGCTTATTGGTGGTATTAACAAtccaaataataatgaatattttcaaaaattagAAAGAAAGCACAATTTGTTcccaaataaagaaaatgatgtagacaattcatattttattaattcaacCTCAGTTTCATCATACTACTATTAtgataatatgaaaaatactgatgcaaataaaataagatgCGAAAAtatcttaaaatatatatccgATAAgctcattttatttatatcagaTACTGATCAAGATGTATCCAAAGCTTCTAATTCGCTCATAAAAGATGaattctttttttacataAGTTCTGTAAATACATTTAATTGTATATGTAGGCCAATCAAATAA